A genomic region of Megalobrama amblycephala isolate DHTTF-2021 linkage group LG6, ASM1881202v1, whole genome shotgun sequence contains the following coding sequences:
- the glb1l gene encoding beta-galactosidase-1-like protein isoform X1, whose translation MKSQITFVLISLCMLPIFFVLADSRSFSIDYKNNCFQKDGKPFQYISGSIHYSRIPREYWKDRLLKMYMTGLNAIQVYVPWNFHETVQGLFNFAGDRDLEYFLNLANQTGLLVILRPGPYICAEWEMGGLPAWLLQKPNIILRSADTDYLQAASDWLAELLRRMRPWLYQNGGNIISVQVENEYGSYFACDYNYMRHLHTLFRVFLGEDVILFTTDGNTDKEMNCGTLEGLYATIDFGTDTNITTAFIRQRRFEPKGPLVNSEFYTGWLDHWGDKHASVDTGKVSKMLGEMLSMGASVNMYMFEGGTNFGYWNGADHDTRFRSVVTSYDYNAPLSEAGDPTDKLLAIRDVIKNFRDIPVGPMPPATPKFAYGFVTLHKVGNISSLLDTLSPQGPVRSRYPLTFEEIKQYYGFMLYRTTLPRNVPEPTPLISPLNGIHDRAYVSVNGVYQGIMERDTALVMNVTGCQGDQLDILVENMGRVNFGSYINDNKGLLGNLILGNDVLTEWSIYPLDIDTAVANGWLQSAPSGPGMEAGDGPMIYSGTLKPNGLAWDTFVKLNGWTKGQVWINGVNLGRYWPQRGPQQTLYVPGPYLSATQPNNITVLELERAPSHNRILFMDRPQLDNTGQKT comes from the exons ATGAAGTCGCAAATAACTTTCGTTTTAATAAGTCTGTGCATGTTGccaatattttttgtgttg GCAGATTCACGCTCATTTTCCATTGACTACAAGAACAACTGCTTCCAAAAGGATGGAAAACCATTTCAGTACATTTCAGGAAGCATCCACTACTCGCGCATCCCTCGGGAATATTGGAAGGACAGGTTGCTCAAGATGTACATGACTGGACTCAATGCTATTCAGGT GTATGTGCCATGGAACTTCCATGAGACTGTGCAGGGTTTGTTCAACTTTGCAGGAGACCGAGACCTTGAGTACTTCCTGAACTTGGCCAATCAGACAGGGCTGTTAGTCATCCTGCGACCAGGGCCGTATATCTGTGCAGAATGGGAAATG GGTGGTTTGCCTGCCTGGTTGCTACAAAAGCCAAACATTATCCTCCGTTCAGCTGACACAG ACTATTTACAGGCAGCGAGTGACTGGTTGGCTGAGCTGCTCCGTAGGATGAGACCGTGGCTTTATCAGAATGGAGGAAATATCATCAGTGTGCAG GTTGAGAATGAATATGGCAGCTACTTCGCTTGTGATTATAACTACATGCGGCATCTTCACACTCTGTTCCGTGTATTCCTGGGGGAGGACGTCATACTCTTTACTACAGATGGGAACACGGATAAAGAGATGAACTGTGGTACACTTGAGGGTCTGTACGCCACTATAGACTTTGGCACAG ACACCAATATCACTACAGCCTTCATCCGTCAAAGGAGGTTCGAGCCTAAAGGCCCGCTG GTGAATTCTGAGTTCTACACGGGCTGGTTGGATCACTGGGGTGACAAACATGCTTCTGTGGACACTGGCAAAGTGAGCAAAATGCTGGGAGAGATGTTGTCCATGGGTGCCAGTGTGAACAT GTACATGTTTGAGGGAGGAACGAACTTTGGCTACTGGAATG GAGCGGACCATGATACCAGGTTTCGGTCTGTGGTGACCAGTTATGATTACAATGCACCTTTATCAGAGGCCGGAGACCCAACTGACAAACTGCTTGCCATCAGAGATGTCATTAAGAAT tttCGTGATATTCCAGTTGGTCCCATGCCACCGGCCACCCCAAAGTTCGCTTATGGCTTTGTTACACTTCACAAG GTCGGCAACATTAGCAGCTTGTTGGATACGCTGTCACCGCAAGGTCCTGTACGATCTCGATATCCTTTGACGTTTGAGGAGATTAAACAA TACTATGGCTTTATGCTTTACCGAACGACACTGCCACGGAATGTTCCTGAGCCGACCCCTCTCATCTCGCCCCTCAATGGCATCCATGATCGTGCATACGTCTCTGTGAATGGG GTGTACCAAGGGATTATGGAGAGGGACACTGCACTGGTGATGAATGTTACGGGATGTCAAGGGGATCAGTTGGACATACTAGTGGAGAACATGGGCAGGGTTAATTTTGGCAGTTATATCAATGATAATAAG GGTCTCTTGGGTAACCTCATTTTGGGAAATGACGTGCTCACTGAATGGTCGATCTACCCACTGGACATCGACACTGCAGTAGCCAATGGCTGGCTGCAGTCGGCTCCCTCAGGGCCAGGGATGGAAGCAGGAGATGGACCAATGATCTACTCAGGAACCTTGAAGCCTAACGGCCTTGCATGGGACACTTTTGTAAAACTTAATGGATGGACTAAG GGTCAGGTGTGGATAAATGGGGTGAACTTGGGAAGGTATTGGCCGCAGAGGGGCCCCCAGCAGACGCTGTACGTCCCCGGACCTTATCTTAGTGCCACTCAGCCAAACAACATCACAGTGCTGGAGCTGGAAAGAGCTCCATCACACAACAGAATCCTGTTTATGGACCGACCTCAGCTGGACAACACTGGGCAGAAGACATAA
- the glb1l gene encoding beta-galactosidase-1-like protein isoform X2: MYMTGLNAIQVYVPWNFHETVQGLFNFAGDRDLEYFLNLANQTGLLVILRPGPYICAEWEMGGLPAWLLQKPNIILRSADTDYLQAASDWLAELLRRMRPWLYQNGGNIISVQVENEYGSYFACDYNYMRHLHTLFRVFLGEDVILFTTDGNTDKEMNCGTLEGLYATIDFGTDTNITTAFIRQRRFEPKGPLVNSEFYTGWLDHWGDKHASVDTGKVSKMLGEMLSMGASVNMYMFEGGTNFGYWNGADHDTRFRSVVTSYDYNAPLSEAGDPTDKLLAIRDVIKNFRDIPVGPMPPATPKFAYGFVTLHKVGNISSLLDTLSPQGPVRSRYPLTFEEIKQYYGFMLYRTTLPRNVPEPTPLISPLNGIHDRAYVSVNGVYQGIMERDTALVMNVTGCQGDQLDILVENMGRVNFGSYINDNKGLLGNLILGNDVLTEWSIYPLDIDTAVANGWLQSAPSGPGMEAGDGPMIYSGTLKPNGLAWDTFVKLNGWTKGQVWINGVNLGRYWPQRGPQQTLYVPGPYLSATQPNNITVLELERAPSHNRILFMDRPQLDNTGQKT, translated from the exons ATGTACATGACTGGACTCAATGCTATTCAGGT GTATGTGCCATGGAACTTCCATGAGACTGTGCAGGGTTTGTTCAACTTTGCAGGAGACCGAGACCTTGAGTACTTCCTGAACTTGGCCAATCAGACAGGGCTGTTAGTCATCCTGCGACCAGGGCCGTATATCTGTGCAGAATGGGAAATG GGTGGTTTGCCTGCCTGGTTGCTACAAAAGCCAAACATTATCCTCCGTTCAGCTGACACAG ACTATTTACAGGCAGCGAGTGACTGGTTGGCTGAGCTGCTCCGTAGGATGAGACCGTGGCTTTATCAGAATGGAGGAAATATCATCAGTGTGCAG GTTGAGAATGAATATGGCAGCTACTTCGCTTGTGATTATAACTACATGCGGCATCTTCACACTCTGTTCCGTGTATTCCTGGGGGAGGACGTCATACTCTTTACTACAGATGGGAACACGGATAAAGAGATGAACTGTGGTACACTTGAGGGTCTGTACGCCACTATAGACTTTGGCACAG ACACCAATATCACTACAGCCTTCATCCGTCAAAGGAGGTTCGAGCCTAAAGGCCCGCTG GTGAATTCTGAGTTCTACACGGGCTGGTTGGATCACTGGGGTGACAAACATGCTTCTGTGGACACTGGCAAAGTGAGCAAAATGCTGGGAGAGATGTTGTCCATGGGTGCCAGTGTGAACAT GTACATGTTTGAGGGAGGAACGAACTTTGGCTACTGGAATG GAGCGGACCATGATACCAGGTTTCGGTCTGTGGTGACCAGTTATGATTACAATGCACCTTTATCAGAGGCCGGAGACCCAACTGACAAACTGCTTGCCATCAGAGATGTCATTAAGAAT tttCGTGATATTCCAGTTGGTCCCATGCCACCGGCCACCCCAAAGTTCGCTTATGGCTTTGTTACACTTCACAAG GTCGGCAACATTAGCAGCTTGTTGGATACGCTGTCACCGCAAGGTCCTGTACGATCTCGATATCCTTTGACGTTTGAGGAGATTAAACAA TACTATGGCTTTATGCTTTACCGAACGACACTGCCACGGAATGTTCCTGAGCCGACCCCTCTCATCTCGCCCCTCAATGGCATCCATGATCGTGCATACGTCTCTGTGAATGGG GTGTACCAAGGGATTATGGAGAGGGACACTGCACTGGTGATGAATGTTACGGGATGTCAAGGGGATCAGTTGGACATACTAGTGGAGAACATGGGCAGGGTTAATTTTGGCAGTTATATCAATGATAATAAG GGTCTCTTGGGTAACCTCATTTTGGGAAATGACGTGCTCACTGAATGGTCGATCTACCCACTGGACATCGACACTGCAGTAGCCAATGGCTGGCTGCAGTCGGCTCCCTCAGGGCCAGGGATGGAAGCAGGAGATGGACCAATGATCTACTCAGGAACCTTGAAGCCTAACGGCCTTGCATGGGACACTTTTGTAAAACTTAATGGATGGACTAAG GGTCAGGTGTGGATAAATGGGGTGAACTTGGGAAGGTATTGGCCGCAGAGGGGCCCCCAGCAGACGCTGTACGTCCCCGGACCTTATCTTAGTGCCACTCAGCCAAACAACATCACAGTGCTGGAGCTGGAAAGAGCTCCATCACACAACAGAATCCTGTTTATGGACCGACCTCAGCTGGACAACACTGGGCAGAAGACATAA